Sequence from the Zeugodacus cucurbitae isolate PBARC_wt_2022May chromosome 2, idZeuCucr1.2, whole genome shotgun sequence genome:
atatgagtactgagaattaaaaaaaaaaaacatgaaattaacCACAAATTTTGCACAGTTGGTAACCCTtctcaaaaacaatttaatttttaataattcttaaaaatatgtttttacctatattttaatatttcgtaaTAGTAATCacttgttttcaataaaagttTTTATGCGTCTGGCAACCCTTTATCGTGGAACTAAAATTAACGAATCGTTATCAattcatcataaaaatatttgcattataaATCTGTATTAAATTTCTTAAGTTCTTTCTAACCTTTCTCCACATCACTTATATCATCAAAATATTAGTTGGCAACCCTTCTCTAtactattttcaatttcaagccTTTCTAATCGCGTTTAATTGAAAAACTGCTTTATCTTAACGGCAAAACATTTAACATTTGGCAACCCTTTTGATAAACTTTTTAATTCGATTATATTcttatattgtttaaaaaaaagaaaaaaagtgacAACCTTTCTCTAAATACTTTCAATCTAAAAATCTTCATAACTTTTTCAGTTTTATGACCTTAtggtaatatttatttataaaactaacaGTTGGGAACCCttctcaaatatattttcaactggAAGGGCTTAGGATTTCAACTCTATAAACCTCTCAAAGTCTCTAAGTTTAGTTATAGACCTCATGTCTTCATTTACTATAGTTGACTGTTTTTTTCTCCCTTCTTTTCAGAACAAAAACAATCTACAACGACTCCGAATTTCACCACACCCAACAAACAAATCGCTTCAATTGAACGTAACCCCTCTGTACTCATTTCTCCGCCGGCACTGCAACATCCAAGCGGCTGCGCAGCGCCACGTCGAACGCTAAATGATTGGCACAGATGAGATGTCATCCACTGGCATGGATATAAGTGAAACATTTCGCGCGGAGGAGCTGACTAAAACGGATTTCTTCGACTTCGTCTCGGCGCCCGATATGGGCATTGGTATCGGTGTCGGCGCCGATGTGGTCGACATCGGTATGGGTGTGGGTAGTCTGCATGCGGGCAGCATAAGCACCAACACACATCAGCAtcatgcgcaacaacaacaacagcatacgcATCATCAACAGCACAgtcaccagcagcagcagcatgcgCATCATCAACAACACAGTCATGAGCAAAGCAATAACTTAGCCAGCAGCATGCCACATGATGggggtggtggtggtgctggtgGCACCGGCAGTGGGAGCGGTTGTATTGGTGGACGTGTCGGCACACCAGGTAACGGCAGCAGTTGCATAGATGGCTCGGATGGTAACAGTAATGGCAACAGTAGTGATCCAACATTGCAGGGCTATGAGGTGAGttctgtattatattatatattggggTTTCCAAACCAACTTTCATttgaacatatatatttttttatctaattatTCTTTAAGTAATCTTTAATATCTCTTAGGCCAACTTATAATGTCCTTACAACCTCTCAGCGccctatttttattaattttattgagctCCATATGAGCCTTATACGCCAAAAAAAAGACCTTAAGGAAAACCTAACCTTTATAGAGTGGTCAAACTTGATTTCAATGAATTCGCCCAAGATTATGTTGTTTTCACagtcaacaaacaaaaaaaaaccaagaaaatataactaaaaatacattacaacaacaataaaccagTGTTGCTGTCATGTCAGTTGTCGACTTTAAATACcgaaataatacaaattcaacacaaacaacaacaaaaggttgCGCGTAAAACGGTGAATGCAAGAAAATTGAAGGAACAAAatcaaaatgcaacaacaacaagaaaacaacACTAAACTGAACTAACTGTAACAGCAGTACTCAGAGTCGCTGTAGACAGTTgcagaaataaaatgaaaaaaaacactGTCGAACGAATAAATGAAAGAAAGGCAGTGGACTAGAAAAATCGATTGGCACTCAATGTGAGTGGACTTGTGTTTAGAGCTCGGTGTGTTGAGCAAGGCTAACAATGTGCTCGCTGCTACCAAAATGCGGCtactgcttgttgttgctgttgctaccgCTAGCGCTGCAGCCACTTGTGGCCGTTGTTGTTAAGCATGTTGCACCTACAGACATCCTGTTGCAAGCATATTCAATACTCGTAAAATTTAGTGAATTTCCATTGTAGACAATGCTTGTTATTTTGCCTGTTAGACAAGTGAGTGagagcggcagcagcagcggtaCAGCGGGAGGAGGGTGTagctaaaatgcaaaaaatagaaaaaaactgaaataagtAGCTAAAAGGTGAGCGCATAGACGAATTAGGTGAAGTGCcataaatgccaacaacaacaacagcatatctATATAAATGTTGCAcatgggagtgtgtgtgtgtgtgtctgcataAGTGTATCAAGTTGCAACAATAGCCTTGGAGGGCATAGCCAAAATTTGACATGGCACGTGCTGCATGCAACAAGCACTGAATGCACTAGGTGAACTTGCAACCAACAAACACTCGCTGTCCACAACGATGTGGGGCACGAGCCAAACAACAGCTGGCTACTGCGTGTTGCATTTGCCACGACTTATCGGGTTGACTGGCTGGCTGCTTTCACAGCGCCGCAATGCACAACCAGATGAGCGCACCAGCGTGCAATCCAATGGACAGTTTACCAGTCAGCCAGTTGGTTGGTCGGCCTGCCGGCTTAAGTAGTCAGCCAGTTGGTTGGACAGCACAGTAGCTGGGCAGGGGCAGTAGTGGCAGCTTCATTGTTGCACATTTTGCGGCATTTGAATGCGCAGTTGGTGCGGTCTTAGAAAGTGCAAACATAGGCAACAACTGCAATTctctctatgtatgtgtgtgtctatatatataatgtgtGAATGTCTGTATGCATATGcgcttgaaatattaaattgcttATAGCAAAGAAAAAGTTCGAAAGTCTTTTCATTTCATAGCTACATACGTATTTGTATTgagttttctttatatttcatcATCTTTatctttactttttattttttgcattttgcaatgGCTTAACAAAGGACTTAAGCACCAAACTTGTTGCCGCctttatatttgatttatgcctttttcgcatttttttctgCTCATTGtttcattttcttcttttttttgatTAACTCTAGACAATAGCTTATGTTGGTAACAATAGCGAGgttatgtaaatgcatatgtacatagataggAATCACTAATGTGTGCGCTTTTAGCGGTAAACTCCTCTTTTGCAACTGGTTTGCTTATGCTAATCGACGATTTCGGGAAAGTTTGATTTTTCAAGCAAATTAACTTTGGcttattaagaatattaaattttattgtttaagaAACATAATTTGGAGGGTTGACCTCTTTAAGGTCTATAAACTATTTACTTGGAATTCATCCTTTCCATGCGAACACGAAACAAAACTAACTGAAACTCGGGTCTCCAACATAAGCCTACAGAGCAAAATTTATGCACTTCCGGAGCATATAAACATTAGCTGTAGACTATTTCGGTATTATCATCGAGGCTTTAAAGTCTTCGATGGCATTTTTATAGAAGAACTCTTAATAAACGCTAAATTTCTTTCGAACTCTCCTCTCTCTATCTCTCCTTCGCTCTTTCTCTCCtatcctctctctctctctctcttctatGTCTCTCTGTCTCTCCTCCTCTCTCTATCTTTCCTCCCCTATCTCTCTCCTTCCTTTTCACTCTCTCTTCCCTCCTCCCTCTCCCTGCTCCTTTAATTTTCATCTAATTGGTCTGTAATACTAAACACAAATTATCAAGTTTatagtatgtttatatatgaaaacaatctcgttctaagctcgttcgtttacatatagccaaatgagattatcaattgtcaaatgtgttgtatttgttgttgtattacacatctttctctcgctgtcggccatttttgtttacattttcatttgacatttctcctcttcttcgtaaaattatcgataaaactaagaataacaccgaaaatctagttatataaaacgagataattttataatctcagaTTATCAAGAGAagaattttgtatgagaaatcttgtttcttaattacagattatcgagttaagctcgtaaatggagaaaatctcgttatatgtaaacatagtattagtCCCTTTTTTAATTGCAATCCTCCAATTTCAATTCTCATATCTTTTACTACCGTTTAGTTCTGGCACACCGACAAGGATCCCACTGGCCGTCTGGATGCCACCATTTTTGAGGACCTCGATCGCTATTGTTGGCAACAACAGGCTGTTGTGAATGCAGCGGCGTCACCGGTGCCCACAACGGCGGCCACACATCAGCATCGCTCCACACCCGCTAACAGCCTGCAGCACAACTCGCATCTGCATAGCCCAGCATCGCCAAATCAAACGCATacacaccaacagcaacaacaacacctacatCATCAGTCACCACATCAGCATATGCACacgcagcaacaacaccaacaacagtcAGCCGCCATCCATCATACGCAACGACAAATGTCACTTAACAATAGCAGTTCCTGTGCACAAAGCGCCAATCAAGTtgccaccaacagcaacaataatgcaACAAATAGTAACACATCACTCAGCCACAACCACAATagcagtaataacaacaacaataatagtaacGCCAGCAACGGTAATGACAACACGAGTATGACGGTGGACAACAGCGACGGTCAAATCTACACCATCACAGTATTAAATGGCAATGAGCCGTGGCTGAAGCGTGAGCCCGAGAACTCCGCTGCCCAACTGTCCAATACACTGGATCTGGACAGTCTGCTCGGCAGCTTTCCGGGTTATATAAAATCAGAGTATCCCTATGATGAAAGTCCGGCTGGTTATGGCACGGCTGAGGGCAACGGCAGAGATGGCAATGTTGCAGGTGATATGGTGAATGGATTGGGTATGGGCGCGGGGACTGCAACGGGTCTGCATGGTGGCAATAGTGGGAGTGGTGTGGGGAATAGTCAGCGTCTGCCTTCACTGGTGACGGCCATTTCATTGGCTAGTGGTGGTGTTGGTGGCATGGGCGGTGTCGGGAGTCCGTCCCACACGCAATTGGcacaatttcaaaacaataacaacgactGGCATATGGCGGACCACAACGCTGAGCAGGTGAGAAGCAATTTCGTTGATATTCATATGAAAAGAGTTGAAGGAGCTCGAAGTTTCAAAAAACTAGGGTTAGATTACACTTGGGGGATCTTTACGACCTTATCGTTCAGCAAAAATGGGCCTGTAGCGTCCAGAAAGATCTAATATAAGAATACTCTCACACATTTCACGGATTCTATTCAAAATGTAATAGGCTGCCCTGAATTAgtcgaaatatataaaaattccagATAATTTTTGCAGCAGGGTTGCATTTCCTTCATAAAATACTGATTTTCGAAACTGCTCGTGTACTAATTAGCTTTTTTCATTCAATCTACATTGCAATTCATGGAAAACTATTtcttacaattttttctttcattactGTAGAACTCCGCTGAGTCCTTGTTGCGTAGCGCACTGCAAGGAAAAGGTTATTCCAAAGGCATACATATGCAAAATGGCATTGCACTTATGCCCTCCTCACCCACCGTGAAGGAGGAGGAAATGCGACGGCTACTCTTTCCACCCGATGCGGTAAGTAAGCAAACGGAAACTATTCAACTAGTcataaaaccatataaaatagTTTCTAGTATTTCGTTTGAGGGACCCATCTGTATATTGATAACTACACTACACTACTTGTTTCATAATGTACTAATCTAAAACAATTTTCTCTATTCCTCTCTCTCTTTATCCCCTGACAGGACACGCTCTCTTTCGGCGACTCAGCGCTCAGCGCGGCCCAAATGTTTGAGGACACACATCCCTCGCAACTGGTTGGCAGCCAACATCCCAATGGGGGTGTTAACAGCGCAGGCGTGTCCAGTCTCATGGTTGACGATATGTTCCTATCACTAGAAAGTGCCTTCAGCGACGACTTCGAAAAGATCAAACGCATCGCAAACGAAGTGCAACAATTCTGTTCGCCCACATCGAGCGCCGATTATGGCGCCAACGACGTGTTGATGCAGATATCGCCGGCAGGTGGCGCTAGCGCTGGTAGCACTGTGCAgcaactgcagcagcagcaactacTCTCACCAGCAACAACGCCAACGAgtatgcagcagcaacaacaacaactatcgcCATTACCACAAGCTGCTATGCCAGCGCTTCACATGACCCAGCAACAGACAGTGGGGCAGCAACAAGCGCGCGTTTtgcacgcacaacaacaacatgtagcTAGCGGCAAATCAAGCGCGGTTACGAGCAGCAGCAGTGGCGgcaccagcagcaacagcacTACCAAAGTGACGAAGAAGTACAAGCGCTCCACCTCGAGTACGCAACatcacaataataacaacaacaacaacaacaatccaaATATTACGAatcacaacaacagcggcaCAGGAAGTGGCAGCAATGTTGCCTCAGCGGGCAGTGGTGCAGCGAATAGCACGAATGGCCCGGCCAGCGGTGGCTCGAGCTCGAGCACCAGCAGCAACAGTCCCACCCACTGTAATGGGCAGCGCAAAGAGCGCTCGCTACACTATTGCTCCATCTGTTCGAAGGGCTTCAAGGACAAATACTCAGTGAACGtccacatacgcacacacaccggCGAGAAGCCCTTCACCTGCTCGCTCTGCGGCAAAAGTTTCCGCCAGAAGGCGCATCTGGCCAAGCACTACCAGACGCATATGGCGCAGAAACACAACGGTGGTTTGGTGAAAAGTAGTGGGGGCAGCGGTGGTGGTAGCAACGCGAGCAAGCATCAGCGTGCAGCGGCGGCAGCGGCTGTAGCCTCAGCGCAATCAGCGAATAGCATCGGTGGCAGCGGCGTTGGCATGTCGATTGTGCCGAATAGTTGCGCGGGCAGTGTGGTGGCAGCAGCTGTGCATCAGCGGCAGCTAAATGTGGCAACATCACTGGGCTTGGGCGCCGGTGCGCGTGCTGTTGCCGGCGGTGTGGTGTCCACTGTCGCCGTAGGTGGCCCGATGAACGTACCGACGCTAAGCGCTGTGAATGCCAATGTCTTGCCACCGGCGAATGGCCTGCTGGCGAATCGgtaaaagtatgtatatatgtagacatATGTGTTGTAGCCCTTTAGCAgtttaatgtatgtatttgttttcacttacttaaatataaatatcttgTTCCTAATACTCAATACGAATACTCCTATGCACAAAACCAGCTATTGCCACACACTCGTGTACAAATATCACGGTACAAATGTGTGTGTACTCACATAACGCTGCTACTAGTTTCCCTTTATTTCTGTTAACTTAGTCTTActcttaaatatacataaaatacttTAGAAACTACTTCTACTCATCAAAGTGCCTAAATACTTCAATGAACATCCTATATACTCAGTCATGTGTGTTCTACTTTACACTCATATGACTTCCAACTCATCGAATTTATTCGCACATTCctataaatatacttaaatagatacatatatactcaaattgaaattgaattcaaaatataatttattgttacCGTCTCGATTCAAAGCTGTTAACTCTTTGTTACAACTCAAACCCGACCCGCTTTTTAAAtagctatttttttataattatatgaaaattacccTTTTTTCAGAAGACtctttagaaatttattaatttatattctttttttttaataaatatatatttttatagaactaagtggtgtttaaaaaattattaaaaattaaaataatttaaatgtggccaaaaataaATATCCAGTTTGTAATTTGTTATTTGATTGGCTCTTAAATGTAGGCCACATTTAATTTCTACCGTTTAATTAagtaaacgttgcctacatttaggatgataacgagacaagaaaagaaagtgtggagaaaattaaaatgcataatttttcgaaaatctatttgataaaaacaaaatagatgATTGCTCTGCTAGAtagcttttctaaaaaaattgggTTTGCCAAAAATCTTctgaaaaattctataaaatccCATACTTGGctacaaatttagaaaaaaaataccaaagggTATTGGtactccaaattttactatttttggtCACCATAATCAACCTTGCtcctaatataatatatgacatATTTACACACTTCATGGTAGTTTTTCACACAAATCAGATAATGACAGCAAGCATTGTGTGTCTTCgcatcgatcatgttgaaatgGCGATTAATCACTGTTTCTGAAAATTAATCAATCAATTAAATGTCGATTGTCCATTAACACTTCTCTTTTGTCTAATTCGATTTGCCTAAAACAATGTTAGTCAGTCGCTCAAATGAATATTGAGCAATCAAACTAaacattacaaatacaaaaatctgTGAAGAAAACCATTTTTCATTATTGACCAATACACAAATTTTGCTTTGTCtcattttaaatgtaaatcaaTAGTCATAAATAGCAAATTAATAATACGCATTCATTCGAATAAATACGCAAGCAAGTTGGCAACACTTCAAATCAGCAATCAATTAGTGGGCGATTAATCAACGAATAAAAGCGTGCCGCTTTTCGTGGCTGCTATAAAATCGTACCAAGACACCTTAGGCTAAAAAATGATCAAATCATAAATGAGTGAAactatttactaaataaatttttcgaataaatgcataaatcaagCAACTGAGATTTCCTTTGACTTTAAGAATTCTTGCAATGAATATCTACAGTTTTGAATCGATACTTTCTCTAAATGCAGCTCTAATGAATTTCATACTCATTTAGggtattcaataataaaaacaacacaacaataaagtccttacaataaaaaatgaaaaaaaaacataaaaataattgtagcAAAAATAAAGCTTATACAGAAcaaagatatttttatacttctaagttaattataagcaaatgtgccaaaatacatatataaagtgacAGAGCTACTACAATAAATGAAAATCACTACCTAAgcgaaattcttgaaaaattagcaaataaaaGAGGCAGCTATAATACAAACAGTGAAATTTAGAAGctaaaacgaaaacgaaaatggCAAAGGAGGCTTTAACtgaaattaaagaaagaaaccacaaataataataaaagtcgaGTACTTTTACTCGCATAAAAAATCATTGCTGcccattaaaaaaacatattaatataaataaaaatattaaaattattcacaAGACGAATGTGATTCAATGTCCGTTATACTTTTGAAAATAAGACGGTAATACAAATTTCTACAGAtttctaatattaaaatatgaaaaactttcTGCCACCAAATTGTGGCGAGTTGAAGCAAATTTCTTCTATTAAGGGTATTCAAGTAACTGTAGACTGTTGTGGGCAAAATATTGCAAGCGCTTGTTTCTTAGTTTCATGACTGCTTAGTCATATTTGACAGTTGTTCGATTTgacagtttaatattttttaattcattcatttattattctattatttGATAGCTTAATTGTGGTTATAAACCTAATACCTTTTGATAACAGAGTAGTTGGCATTCGAAAATTTTAGAGATTTTTGTTTGACAGTTGAAAATTTGACTCTTAACTTTTGACAGTTAAAATTTTACTACCCACTTTTGTTAcgtaaaaattcaattataatgCTTTAATGAGTTGGTGTTATTAAATCGacttactttaataaaaaaaatataatatctcaATGATTTACAGtaacaataaattcaaaattttacttgaaaaagcgaatctttgacccactgtaagaGAATTTGAATTGTCTCTCTTGACTCTCTAAGTGGACTACtcttaagctccagttaccgatgcttgacttgactcagcttcgaaaaatttggcttggaaaacttagatgcagttatacttcacacaacttcaacttcagctgttattattatagtttctgggtagagttgccagatgttcagatttagctttaaaactaagttttttaaattaaaatatcaccaagattgaagattttaaaactagtatacaaaaaaacttcactattaggaaatctgtgaacaggaatgaatatagctttgagcagaatagcacaaaagaaacgtgcacgcgtaattcagtttttcgatatttagaattgttagaagatgtaataaattggagccagccaagcgtataaatgataggtgaataaataatttattcaaattgtatttgaacatttacaatcaatttttcattatataaattcgcaaaatatttttttctgagcagatcaccacaaattcttggagagaatagttatgtttctgttgcaaaaattatcctcatatcgaacctatttgatttgatttgtttattgcacttaaagttaaacaagtatttgcgttataaataaaataaaagatttttttattaaacacattaaaaagtaattgttgtgaaaaaggtattttcctctgaattatcttattttttctttatttgaagatttataaatattaaagattcgaattttaacagatttaattttaaacgaaaacattcaggcaacactggaatagtgtcataatgagaatgaaaagagaagcagtgagagagggagagcagttGTAAAAGAATAAAGCTTCTGAAAAACTCAGTAACTGctaaatattatcaaatataattttcaaacgcCAAAATTCTGTCAGTAAGCTTACGAAAATCTTTATAGAGACTAACTTGCACTCAGCCTGCTCCGAAAACTATGTTCTTGACTACCCTTAATATATATTCACAACACACTTCAAGCTTTCCCAATTCTTTACTTCtaatagatattattttttttgttacataACTAGTTAATTGTTAAATGAATACTTGCCATTAATGTGTATAATTGAATAATTGCCAAGTATTTACTAAACacaatacatacctacatacatacatacatacaaacaaatctaCATAAAACTGTAGCTGTagcatatatataaaagtatatgtaGTCGCCTTAGTCATAAGCAAGcaagaattgaaaaattttgtaatgTAGTTAACAAAAGCATAGAATCTGTGCAACGAAAACTTAGAGAACTATTTTAGCGAATATCCAGAATTAGTAGTGTATATGTAATCATAAATACTCGTTTaattacacacacacgtacTTGTGGTGTTGTATTTAACTGCCAATAATGCAtgtgatttaattattttcaacggTGTcggtatgtattgtatgtacgtGTGGCGCAAATGTTATGCGATGCTAAGCgcacataaaaatcagttttatttaattttgttctttGCTTCTCAAAATGTACTTAaagtattcatttttgtataatatttatttttgtacaaaattttccgctcactaattaatt
This genomic interval carries:
- the LOC105210054 gene encoding probable serine/threonine-protein kinase DDB_G0282963; the protein is MIGTDEMSSTGMDISETFRAEELTKTDFFDFVSAPDMGIGIGVGADVVDIGMGVGSLHAGSISTNTHQHHAQQQQQHTHHQQHSHQQQQHAHHQQHSHEQSNNLASSMPHDGGGGGAGGTGSGSGCIGGRVGTPGNGSSCIDGSDGNSNGNSSDPTLQGYEFWHTDKDPTGRLDATIFEDLDRYCWQQQAVVNAAASPVPTTAATHQHRSTPANSLQHNSHLHSPASPNQTHTHQQQQQHLHHQSPHQHMHTQQQHQQQSAAIHHTQRQMSLNNSSSCAQSANQVATNSNNNATNSNTSLSHNHNSSNNNNNNSNASNGNDNTSMTVDNSDGQIYTITVLNGNEPWLKREPENSAAQLSNTLDLDSLLGSFPGYIKSEYPYDESPAGYGTAEGNGRDGNVAGDMVNGLGMGAGTATGLHGGNSGSGVGNSQRLPSLVTAISLASGGVGGMGGVGSPSHTQLAQFQNNNNDWHMADHNAEQNSAESLLRSALQGKGYSKGIHMQNGIALMPSSPTVKEEEMRRLLFPPDADTLSFGDSALSAAQMFEDTHPSQLVGSQHPNGGVNSAGVSSLMVDDMFLSLESAFSDDFEKIKRIANEVQQFCSPTSSADYGANDVLMQISPAGGASAGSTVQQLQQQQLLSPATTPTSMQQQQQQLSPLPQAAMPALHMTQQQTVGQQQARVLHAQQQHVASGKSSAVTSSSSGGTSSNSTTKVTKKYKRSTSSTQHHNNNNNNNNNPNITNHNNSGTGSGSNVASAGSGAANSTNGPASGGSSSSTSSNSPTHCNGQRKERSLHYCSICSKGFKDKYSVNVHIRTHTGEKPFTCSLCGKSFRQKAHLAKHYQTHMAQKHNGGLVKSSGGSGGGSNASKHQRAAAAAAVASAQSANSIGGSGVGMSIVPNSCAGSVVAAAVHQRQLNVATSLGLGAGARAVAGGVVSTVAVGGPMNVPTLSAVNANVLPPANGLLANR